The Catenuloplanes niger genome includes a window with the following:
- a CDS encoding dTDP-4-dehydrorhamnose 3,5-epimerase family protein, with translation MHTAAELAVEGSYVFTPRVFPDARGVFLSPYLDSTFIETLGYPLFPVAQTSYSVSRRGVVRGLHYTATPPGTAKFVSCPHGRVLDLVLDVRVGSPTFGRWDSVVLDSRDFRSVYLPTGVAHMFVALEDDTVMSYILSTEYVFENERALAPLDPALGLPVPADITPILSERDRTAVTFAEARAAGLLPRYETCAEIEAGFCPAKRPHGAA, from the coding sequence GTGCACACCGCAGCGGAGCTGGCCGTCGAAGGATCGTACGTCTTCACCCCGCGCGTCTTCCCGGACGCGCGGGGGGTCTTCCTCTCCCCGTACCTGGACTCGACCTTCATCGAGACGCTCGGGTATCCCCTGTTCCCGGTGGCGCAGACCAGTTACAGCGTCTCCCGCCGGGGCGTCGTCCGCGGACTGCACTACACGGCGACGCCGCCCGGGACGGCGAAGTTCGTCTCCTGCCCGCACGGCCGGGTGCTCGACCTGGTGCTCGACGTCCGGGTCGGCTCGCCCACCTTCGGGCGCTGGGACAGCGTGGTGCTCGACTCCCGCGACTTCAGATCGGTGTACCTGCCGACCGGGGTCGCGCACATGTTCGTGGCGCTGGAGGACGACACGGTGATGTCGTACATCCTCTCCACGGAGTACGTGTTCGAGAACGAGCGGGCGCTCGCCCCGCTCGACCCCGCGCTGGGCCTGCCCGTCCCGGCGGACATCACGCCGATCCTGTCCGAGCGGGACCGGACCGCGGTCACCTTCGCGGAGGCCCGGGCGGCCGGCCTACTCCCCCGGTACGAGACCTGCGCCGAGATCGAGGCCGGCTTCTGCCCGGCCAAGCGCCCGCACGGTGCGGCGTAG
- a CDS encoding transposase domain-containing protein, with product MAGEKRYGRAARDSRAARGTVPDRVAIGVLVTRFPPALVDRVIDAAGARERRRRALPARLTVYLTMAMWLWRDHGYEDVLLRLTDGLHWSGTGPDTADTAWSGSIAKARARLGSEPLRLLFAAAADPATGPRTPGARWHGLRLTAVDGAMVEVPGSPANRAGFGAPPAGAGPAANPRVRLLAHADCGTGALLNAGFDGDRTGPAELADRLLGSFGPGMLVLAGPDVLSWRLWRAAVATGAELAWHAGDAIVLPVGERLPDGSYLSVLRPPRPGDGEPVTVRVIEREPVRLVTTLLDARARPAAEFAAVRHGRWRAERVLDAVRPGPRGTTVPARSQSPDGVRQEIWALLCLYQALAPLTTQP from the coding sequence GTGGCCGGAGAGAAGCGGTACGGCCGGGCCGCGCGGGACAGCCGGGCGGCGCGGGGCACGGTGCCGGACCGGGTGGCGATCGGCGTGCTGGTCACGCGGTTCCCGCCGGCGCTGGTGGATCGGGTGATCGACGCCGCGGGCGCGCGGGAGCGGCGGAGACGGGCGCTGCCCGCGCGGCTCACCGTCTACCTCACCATGGCGATGTGGCTGTGGCGCGACCACGGCTACGAGGACGTGCTGCTCCGGCTGACCGACGGGTTGCACTGGTCGGGCACGGGGCCGGACACCGCGGACACGGCCTGGTCCGGCTCGATCGCGAAGGCCCGGGCGCGGCTGGGCAGCGAGCCGTTGCGGTTGCTGTTCGCCGCGGCCGCCGACCCGGCCACCGGGCCGCGAACGCCGGGCGCGCGGTGGCACGGGCTGCGGTTGACCGCCGTCGACGGCGCCATGGTCGAGGTGCCCGGCAGCCCGGCCAACCGGGCCGGGTTCGGCGCCCCGCCGGCCGGCGCGGGGCCGGCCGCGAACCCGCGGGTCCGGCTGCTGGCGCACGCGGACTGCGGCACCGGAGCCCTGCTGAACGCCGGTTTCGACGGTGACCGGACCGGGCCGGCCGAGCTCGCGGACCGGCTGCTCGGCTCGTTCGGCCCGGGCATGCTCGTGCTCGCGGGCCCGGACGTGCTGTCCTGGCGGCTGTGGCGCGCCGCCGTCGCGACCGGGGCCGAGCTGGCGTGGCACGCCGGTGACGCGATCGTCCTGCCGGTCGGGGAGCGCCTGCCCGACGGCAGCTACCTGTCGGTTCTGCGTCCGCCGCGGCCCGGCGACGGCGAGCCGGTCACCGTGCGTGTGATCGAGCGGGAACCGGTCCGCCTGGTCACCACGCTGCTCGACGCGCGGGCCCGGCCGGCCGCGGAGTTCGCGGCGGTGCGGCACGGCCGCTGGCGTGCGGAGCGGGTGCTCGACGCGGTGCGGCCCGGGCCGCGCGGCACCACCGTGCCGGCCCGTTCGCAGAGCCCCGACGGCGTCCGGCAGGAGATCTGGGCGCTGCTCTGCCTCTATCAGGCGCTGGCCCCGCTCACGACGCAGCCTTAA
- a CDS encoding acyl-CoA dehydrogenase family protein, which produces MAKETAHSPVAGDLRAPITPAGHTMLGLLTGVLPQIRSEAGDNDRDSTFPVEVFGQFAKLGLMGATVPAELGGLGVDRLYDVAVALMRLAEADASTALALHVQLSRGLTLTYEWQHGTPPVRALAERLLRAMATGEAAVCGGLKDAPGVVTELTADGAGGWLLNGRKILVSMAPVGTHFFVHAQRRAADGTVLLAVPVVHRDTPGLSVAEHWDGLGMRASGTLDVSFHDCPVAADDVLERGPAGARRDAVLAGQTVSSITMLGIYAGVAQAARDIAVEMCARRRSEPPAGVRTLVAGIDTRLYTLRAVAGTALINADTLSADLSGDLDERGRGMMTPFQYAKMTVNQLAPAIVDDCLSLAGGQAYAGQHPLARLYRDVRAGGFMQPYSYVDGVEYLSGQALGADRDNDYMSVRALRSRTPA; this is translated from the coding sequence ATGGCTAAAGAAACGGCGCACTCGCCGGTGGCGGGCGACCTGCGGGCACCGATCACACCGGCGGGCCACACCATGCTCGGCCTGCTGACCGGCGTCCTCCCGCAGATCCGGTCGGAGGCCGGGGACAACGACCGGGACAGCACGTTCCCGGTGGAGGTGTTCGGGCAGTTCGCCAAGCTCGGCCTGATGGGCGCGACCGTGCCCGCCGAGCTCGGCGGCCTCGGCGTCGACCGGCTGTACGACGTGGCCGTGGCCCTGATGCGGCTGGCCGAGGCGGACGCCTCGACCGCGCTGGCCCTGCACGTCCAGCTCAGCCGCGGGCTCACGCTGACCTACGAGTGGCAGCACGGCACCCCGCCGGTGCGGGCGCTGGCCGAGCGGTTGCTGCGCGCCATGGCGACCGGGGAGGCCGCGGTCTGCGGCGGCCTGAAGGACGCGCCGGGCGTCGTCACCGAGCTGACCGCGGACGGTGCCGGCGGCTGGCTGCTCAACGGCCGCAAGATCCTGGTCAGCATGGCGCCGGTCGGCACCCACTTCTTCGTGCACGCCCAGCGCCGGGCGGCCGACGGCACCGTGCTGCTGGCCGTTCCCGTGGTGCACCGCGACACACCCGGGCTGAGCGTGGCCGAGCACTGGGACGGTCTCGGCATGCGGGCGTCCGGCACGCTCGACGTCAGCTTCCACGACTGCCCGGTCGCCGCCGACGACGTCCTGGAGCGCGGTCCGGCCGGTGCGCGCCGGGACGCCGTCCTCGCCGGGCAGACCGTCAGCTCGATCACCATGCTGGGCATCTACGCGGGTGTCGCGCAGGCCGCGCGGGACATCGCCGTGGAGATGTGCGCGCGCCGCCGGTCGGAGCCGCCGGCCGGGGTTCGCACGCTGGTGGCCGGCATCGACACCCGGCTCTATACGCTCCGCGCCGTCGCGGGAACCGCGCTGATCAACGCGGATACGCTCTCCGCCGACCTCAGCGGCGACCTCGACGAGCGTGGGCGCGGGATGATGACCCCGTTCCAGTACGCCAAGATGACCGTCAATCAGCTGGCCCCGGCGATCGTCGACGACTGCCTGTCGCTGGCCGGAGGGCAGGCGTACGCCGGGCAGCACCCGCTGGCGCGCCTCTACCGCGACGTCCGGGCCGGCGGCTTCATGCAGCCGTACAGCTATGTGGACGGTGTCGAGTACCTGAGCGGCCAGGCGCTGGGTGCCGACCGGGACAACGACTACATGAGCGTGCGCGCGCTCCGCTCCCGAACCCCGGCATGA
- a CDS encoding class I SAM-dependent methyltransferase — protein MTNPVRPRGTCRVCGGTVVQFLDLGRQPLSDRFRTGSETEPEYFFDLAVGTCESCTMVQLMHEVPRERMFHEDYPYYSSGSAVMQKHFADTARRLLETEATGPDPFVVEIGCNDGVMLRTVHEAGVRHLGFEPSGKVAAAARAAGLRVRGDFFEESTARAVRDSDGPADVIYAANTICHIPYLHSILRGVDALLAPDGVFVFEDPYLGDILAKTSFDQIYDEHFFLFSARSVRAMAASSGFELVDVERLPVHGGEVRYTLARAGARRPADRVAALIAEEDATGVTTLARLDRFATEVGRIRDDLRALLERLRAEGRRVAGYGATAKSATVTNLCGIGPDLVSCVYDTTPAKQGRLTPGTHIPVRPADEFADAEVDYALLFAWNHADEIMAKEQAFRQAGGAWIQYVPHVHVRK, from the coding sequence ATGACCAACCCAGTACGGCCACGAGGCACCTGCCGGGTCTGCGGCGGCACCGTCGTACAGTTCCTCGACCTCGGCCGGCAGCCACTGTCCGACCGCTTCCGGACCGGGTCGGAGACCGAGCCGGAGTACTTCTTCGACCTCGCGGTCGGCACCTGCGAGTCGTGCACCATGGTGCAGCTGATGCACGAGGTGCCACGGGAGCGGATGTTCCACGAGGACTACCCCTACTACTCGTCCGGCTCCGCGGTCATGCAGAAGCACTTCGCGGACACCGCGCGGCGGCTGCTGGAGACGGAGGCCACCGGCCCGGACCCGTTCGTGGTCGAGATCGGCTGCAACGACGGGGTGATGCTGCGGACCGTGCACGAGGCCGGCGTCCGGCACCTGGGCTTCGAACCGTCGGGCAAGGTCGCGGCGGCCGCGCGCGCGGCGGGCCTGCGGGTGCGCGGCGACTTCTTCGAGGAGTCCACCGCGCGGGCGGTCCGGGACAGCGACGGCCCGGCCGACGTGATCTACGCGGCGAACACCATCTGCCACATCCCCTACCTGCACTCGATCCTGCGGGGCGTGGACGCGCTGCTGGCGCCGGACGGTGTCTTCGTCTTCGAGGACCCGTACCTGGGCGACATCCTGGCGAAGACGTCGTTCGACCAGATCTACGACGAGCACTTCTTCCTCTTCTCCGCGCGTTCGGTACGGGCGATGGCCGCGTCGTCCGGCTTCGAGCTGGTCGACGTGGAGCGGCTGCCCGTGCACGGCGGCGAGGTCCGGTACACGCTGGCCCGCGCGGGTGCGCGCCGCCCGGCGGACCGGGTCGCCGCGCTGATCGCGGAGGAGGACGCGACCGGGGTCACCACGCTCGCCCGGCTGGACCGGTTCGCCACCGAGGTCGGCCGGATCCGCGACGACCTGCGGGCACTGCTCGAACGGCTGCGGGCCGAGGGACGGCGGGTGGCCGGGTACGGCGCGACCGCGAAGAGCGCGACCGTGACGAACCTCTGCGGCATCGGCCCGGACCTGGTCTCCTGCGTGTACGACACGACGCCGGCCAAGCAGGGCCGCCTGACCCCCGGTACGCACATCCCGGTGCGGCCGGCGGACGAGTTCGCGGACGCCGAGGTGGACTACGCGCTGCTGTTCGCCTGGAACCACGCCGACGAGATCATGGCCAAGGAGCAGGCGTTCCGTCAGGCCGGCGGGGCATGGATCCAGTACGTTCCGCACGTGCACGTGCGGAAGTGA
- a CDS encoding nucleotide disphospho-sugar-binding domain-containing protein has protein sequence MKILFIAGPTKSSLFGLAPLAIAARTGGHRVVMASTAEVVPTALGIGLPAFPMTPLSFTHLMTVGRDGESLRIPADEAELSTFVGHMFGRLTAAGLPALRDLATGWRPDLIVGGPHAYAAPLLAAEFGVPSVRHLLTGNTIDREGTHPGVDDELRPELAGLGLDRVPGFDLAIDIFPASTRIDAVTPGQPVCPMQWIPTNQQGPAEPWMLTRGARRRVLVTAGSLVTRTHNFAFLSGLARTFAALDVDLVIAAPEDVGAALRDEPGVLHAGWVPLDLIMPTCDLIVHHSGTMTALTALHAGVPQLIVPQESRFIGWAQNLAVLGTAITLRPGEADPELLAGAGKSLLTEASYADAAAALAAEIAGMPLPGAVVGVLEDLVAKGSACGSS, from the coding sequence GTGAAGATTCTGTTTATCGCAGGGCCGACGAAGTCCAGCCTATTCGGGCTGGCACCACTCGCGATCGCCGCCCGCACCGGTGGCCATCGCGTCGTCATGGCCTCCACCGCGGAGGTCGTGCCGACCGCGCTCGGCATCGGCCTGCCGGCCTTCCCGATGACACCGTTGTCGTTCACCCACCTGATGACGGTGGGCCGGGACGGCGAGTCCCTGCGGATCCCGGCGGACGAGGCGGAACTGAGCACGTTCGTCGGCCACATGTTCGGGCGGCTCACCGCCGCCGGGCTGCCCGCGCTGCGGGACCTGGCGACGGGCTGGCGCCCGGATCTGATCGTCGGCGGCCCGCATGCCTACGCCGCACCGCTGCTCGCCGCGGAGTTCGGCGTGCCCAGCGTGCGTCACCTGCTCACCGGCAACACCATCGACCGCGAGGGTACGCATCCGGGCGTGGACGATGAGCTGCGGCCCGAACTGGCCGGCCTCGGCCTCGACCGGGTCCCCGGCTTCGACCTGGCGATCGACATCTTCCCGGCGAGCACCCGGATCGACGCGGTGACACCCGGCCAGCCGGTGTGCCCGATGCAGTGGATCCCGACGAACCAGCAGGGCCCGGCGGAACCGTGGATGCTGACCCGCGGCGCGCGCCGTCGCGTCCTCGTCACGGCCGGCAGCCTGGTGACCCGGACGCACAACTTCGCGTTCCTGAGCGGTCTGGCCCGCACGTTCGCCGCGCTCGACGTCGACCTGGTCATCGCCGCCCCGGAGGACGTCGGCGCCGCGCTGCGCGACGAGCCCGGCGTGCTGCACGCCGGCTGGGTCCCGCTGGACCTGATCATGCCCACCTGTGACCTGATCGTGCACCACTCCGGCACGATGACGGCGCTGACCGCGCTGCACGCCGGTGTGCCGCAGCTCATCGTGCCGCAGGAGAGCCGGTTCATCGGCTGGGCGCAGAACCTCGCCGTCCTGGGGACCGCGATCACGCTGCGGCCCGGTGAGGCCGACCCGGAGCTGCTGGCCGGCGCCGGCAAGTCGCTGCTCACCGAGGCGTCGTACGCCGACGCGGCCGCCGCGCTCGCGGCGGAGATCGCCGGCATGCCGCTGCCCGGCGCGGTCGTCGGCGTGCTCGAGGACCTGGTGGCGAAGGGGTCGGCATGCGGGTCCTCGTGA
- a CDS encoding DegT/DnrJ/EryC1/StrS family aminotransferase, with protein sequence MTIRVWDYLPEYEKERTDLLDAVETVFESGNLVLGRSVRGFESEFAGYHGVPHCVTVDNGTNAIKLALQALGVGPGDEVITVANTAAPTVLAIDAVGATPVFVDVRADDYLMDTARVADAITPATRALLPVHLYGQCVEMAPLERLAREHGLLVLEDCAQSHGARHRGRLAGTMGDASAFSFYPTKVLGAYGDGGAVLTHGEAVDRELRRLRYYGMEDVYYVVQTPGHNSRLDEVQAEILRRKLGRLDEYIAGRRAVAERYAAGLADVAAATGLVLPALADGNDHVYYLYVVRHPQRDTIMAQLSRRGITLNISYPWPVHTMTGFSKLGYAAGSLPVTERLAGEIFSLPMYPSLPVDVQDTVIGALRDVLTAL encoded by the coding sequence ATGACCATCCGAGTGTGGGACTACCTGCCGGAGTACGAGAAGGAGCGCACCGACCTGCTCGACGCGGTGGAGACGGTCTTCGAGTCCGGCAACCTGGTGCTCGGGCGCAGCGTGCGCGGCTTCGAGAGCGAGTTCGCCGGCTACCACGGCGTGCCGCACTGCGTCACGGTGGACAACGGGACGAACGCGATCAAGCTCGCGCTGCAGGCGCTCGGTGTGGGGCCCGGCGACGAGGTGATCACGGTCGCCAACACGGCGGCACCGACGGTCCTCGCGATCGACGCGGTCGGCGCCACCCCGGTCTTCGTCGACGTCCGCGCGGACGACTACCTGATGGACACCGCCCGGGTGGCCGACGCGATCACGCCGGCGACCAGGGCACTGCTCCCGGTCCACCTGTACGGGCAGTGCGTGGAGATGGCGCCGCTGGAACGGCTGGCGCGCGAGCACGGGCTGCTGGTGCTGGAGGACTGCGCGCAGTCGCACGGCGCCCGGCACCGGGGACGGCTCGCCGGGACGATGGGTGACGCGTCCGCCTTCTCCTTCTACCCCACCAAGGTGCTCGGCGCGTACGGCGACGGCGGCGCGGTGCTCACCCACGGCGAGGCCGTGGACCGGGAGCTGCGCCGGCTGCGCTACTACGGCATGGAGGACGTCTACTACGTCGTGCAGACGCCCGGCCACAACAGCCGGCTGGACGAGGTGCAGGCGGAGATCCTCCGGCGCAAGCTGGGTCGGCTCGACGAGTACATCGCCGGGCGCCGCGCGGTGGCCGAGCGCTACGCCGCGGGGCTGGCCGACGTGGCGGCCGCGACCGGGCTGGTCCTGCCCGCGCTCGCCGACGGCAACGACCACGTCTACTACCTCTACGTCGTCCGCCATCCGCAGCGGGACACCATCATGGCCCAGCTGAGCCGGCGCGGGATCACCCTCAACATCAGCTATCCGTGGCCGGTGCACACCATGACCGGCTTCTCGAAGCTCGGCTACGCCGCCGGGTCGCTGCCGGTCACCGAGCGGCTGGCCGGCGAGATCTTCTCTCTGCCGATGTACCCGTCGCTGCCGGTCGACGTGCAGGACACGGTGATCGGCGCGTTGCGCGACGTACTGACGGCACTCTGA
- a CDS encoding NAD-dependent epimerase/dehydratase family protein yields the protein MTDRPLVAVLGAAGFVGSAVLSALADRPVTVRAVSRRPSTIPAAGVATFEPVTADLTAAGAVADAVDGAHAVINLVLDTAGWRGADGGGAAERVIVGVVRDLVDAAARCRSGAPVIVFAGSASQVGRAGRLPVDGTEPDHPETAYDRQKLAAETLLERASADGTVRGVTLRLPTVFGAARPGGGADRGVVSTMIRRAFAGEPLTMWHDGTVRRELLHVDDVAAAFVAALGHADALAGRHWPLGDRHGEPVGDLFRTIAALVAAETGRPPVPVVSVPPPAAARPSDFHSMVVDASAFTAVTGWRPRVSLGEGLRRTVRALGRAEAGLDLGAGLVPGE from the coding sequence ATGACGGACCGGCCACTGGTCGCGGTGCTCGGCGCCGCCGGTTTCGTGGGCTCCGCCGTGCTGTCCGCGCTGGCCGACCGCCCGGTCACGGTGCGCGCGGTGTCCCGCCGGCCCAGCACGATCCCGGCCGCCGGGGTCGCGACGTTCGAGCCGGTCACCGCGGATCTCACCGCGGCCGGCGCGGTCGCGGACGCGGTGGACGGTGCGCACGCCGTGATCAACCTGGTGCTCGACACCGCCGGGTGGCGCGGCGCGGACGGCGGCGGCGCGGCCGAGCGGGTGATCGTGGGCGTGGTCCGAGACCTGGTCGACGCCGCGGCGCGGTGCCGGAGCGGCGCGCCGGTGATCGTTTTCGCCGGTTCGGCGTCGCAGGTGGGCCGGGCCGGTCGGCTGCCGGTCGACGGTACCGAGCCGGACCACCCGGAGACCGCGTACGACCGGCAGAAACTGGCCGCCGAGACGCTGCTCGAACGGGCCAGCGCCGACGGTACGGTGCGCGGCGTCACGCTGCGCCTGCCCACCGTCTTCGGGGCGGCCCGGCCGGGCGGCGGCGCCGACCGCGGCGTCGTGTCGACCATGATCCGTCGCGCGTTCGCCGGTGAGCCGCTGACCATGTGGCACGACGGCACCGTACGGCGGGAGCTGCTGCACGTCGACGACGTGGCGGCCGCGTTCGTCGCCGCGCTCGGCCACGCGGACGCGCTCGCCGGCCGGCACTGGCCGCTCGGCGACCGGCACGGCGAACCGGTCGGCGATCTGTTCCGGACGATCGCGGCGCTGGTCGCGGCGGAGACCGGGCGCCCGCCGGTGCCGGTCGTCTCCGTCCCGCCACCGGCCGCCGCCCGGCCGAGCGACTTCCACAGCATGGTGGTCGACGCGTCCGCCTTCACCGCCGTGACCGGCTGGCGTCCCCGGGTGAGCCTCGGTGAAGGGCTACGCCGCACCGTGCGGGCGCTTGGCCGGGCAGAAGCCGGCCTCGATCTCGGCGCAGGTCTCGTACCGGGGGAGTAG
- a CDS encoding NAD-dependent epimerase/dehydratase family protein — MRVLVTGGAGFIGSHLVDALLARGDTVTVVDDLSTGRDGRLAAGAGLCRESIMEAAALTALARRVRPDLICHLAAQADVRISVADVAGDTGVNILGTVSVLEAARAVGARVVFASTGGALYGAIDAVPSPENARPEPAAPYGAAKYCAEQYLGLYNRLYGTAHAVLRLGNVYGPRQDPAGEAGVVSIFCGAVLAGRRPTVFGDGKQTRDYVYVGDVVDAFLRAADHGGAGVWNIGTGVSTTILELLEAIGRTADQTVQPVFAAARLGELQHSALDVTRAGRELGWTARTALAEGITKVYRWIEAREPVRGEP; from the coding sequence ATGCGGGTCCTCGTGACGGGCGGTGCCGGTTTCATCGGCTCGCACCTGGTCGACGCGCTGCTGGCCCGCGGCGACACCGTGACGGTGGTGGACGACCTCTCCACCGGGCGGGACGGCCGGCTGGCCGCCGGCGCCGGCCTGTGCCGAGAGTCGATCATGGAGGCGGCCGCGCTGACCGCGCTGGCCCGCCGGGTCCGCCCGGACCTGATCTGTCACCTCGCCGCACAGGCCGACGTCCGGATCTCGGTCGCGGACGTCGCGGGGGACACCGGGGTGAACATCCTCGGCACGGTCAGCGTGCTGGAGGCGGCGCGCGCCGTCGGCGCCCGGGTGGTCTTCGCCTCCACCGGCGGAGCGCTGTACGGCGCGATCGACGCGGTGCCGTCCCCGGAGAACGCCCGGCCCGAGCCGGCGGCGCCGTACGGTGCCGCCAAGTACTGCGCGGAGCAGTACCTCGGCCTCTACAACCGGCTGTACGGCACGGCGCACGCGGTCCTGCGGCTGGGCAACGTCTACGGGCCCCGTCAGGATCCGGCCGGCGAGGCCGGGGTGGTCTCGATCTTCTGCGGTGCCGTGCTGGCGGGGCGGCGGCCCACCGTGTTCGGCGACGGCAAGCAGACCCGCGACTACGTCTACGTCGGCGACGTCGTGGACGCGTTCCTGCGCGCGGCCGACCACGGCGGCGCGGGCGTCTGGAACATCGGCACCGGCGTCTCCACCACGATCTTGGAGCTGCTGGAGGCCATCGGGCGGACCGCGGACCAGACCGTCCAGCCGGTGTTCGCGGCCGCCCGCCTCGGCGAGCTCCAGCACTCCGCGCTCGACGTGACCCGGGCCGGCCGGGAACTGGGCTGGACCGCCCGGACCGCACTGGCCGAGGGGATCACCAAGGTCTACAGGTGGATCGAGGCCCGGGAGCCGGTGCGCGGCGAGCCGTGA
- a CDS encoding HAD family hydrolase, with product MTEYGAVALDVGGVIYYDEPFELAWLQATYDLLHAADRAITRSVFIEQVERFYRDPAGDPAGRPLLHSPAGADAWARVRLAWTELAQQMPGAVRAATELARAVPVVIVANQPPECMRVLDAWGLTEACAAVFLDSLTGVAKPDPALLRLALDHLGVHPADLLVVGNRVDHDVVPARALGCPVAFVLADPGYRTPPGVHPDLERAYTSLRAVRTAPPADGDAWLRTVPALAALSRRPVAGPLPITRAEAS from the coding sequence ATGACCGAATACGGCGCCGTGGCGCTGGATGTCGGCGGGGTGATCTACTACGACGAGCCATTCGAGCTGGCCTGGCTGCAGGCGACGTACGACCTGCTCCACGCCGCCGATCGGGCGATCACCCGGTCCGTCTTCATCGAGCAGGTGGAGCGCTTCTACCGCGACCCGGCGGGCGATCCCGCCGGCCGGCCGCTGCTGCACTCGCCGGCCGGCGCGGACGCCTGGGCACGGGTCCGGCTGGCCTGGACCGAGCTCGCCCAACAGATGCCGGGCGCGGTCCGGGCCGCGACCGAGCTGGCCCGGGCGGTGCCGGTGGTGATCGTGGCCAACCAGCCGCCGGAGTGCATGCGGGTGCTGGACGCCTGGGGACTGACCGAGGCCTGTGCCGCGGTCTTCCTGGACTCGCTGACCGGCGTCGCCAAACCCGACCCGGCGCTGTTGCGCCTGGCCCTGGACCACCTCGGCGTCCACCCGGCCGATCTGCTGGTCGTCGGCAACCGGGTGGACCACGACGTGGTGCCGGCACGCGCGCTCGGCTGCCCGGTCGCGTTCGTCCTCGCCGACCCCGGTTACCGGACGCCGCCCGGGGTGCACCCCGACCTGGAGCGGGCGTACACGTCCCTCCGGGCCGTCCGGACCGCGCCACCGGCCGACGGCGACGCGTGGCTGCGCACGGTCCCGGCGCTGGCCGCCCTGAGCCGTCGGCCGGTGGCCGGCCCGCTCCCGATCACCCGTGCCGAGGCGTCGTGA
- a CDS encoding phytanoyl-CoA dioxygenase family protein produces the protein MRSETLDFEIDEHQIEAYRRDGFLTLPRLADDPEVAWLRSVYDKLFADYAVPETGDYRDIAGRDDAGEPAKLPQIIKPEKYAPELLDSAHFARCRAIASTFLDIPADELDFYGHAILKPPRYGAPTPWHQDEAYMDPKWKWRGLSIWTPLDGATVESGCLQYIPGGHLNPVLPHHHIDHDDRIEGLMTDEVDDSAAVACPLAAGEAVIHDFRAPHYAGPNQTDQPRRAYVLVFMGRPAEVADPEPRPWLKTA, from the coding sequence ATGCGCAGTGAAACCCTGGACTTCGAGATCGACGAACACCAGATCGAGGCCTATCGGAGGGATGGCTTCCTCACTCTTCCGCGGCTCGCCGACGACCCGGAAGTCGCCTGGCTGCGTAGCGTCTACGACAAGTTGTTCGCGGATTACGCGGTTCCCGAGACCGGCGACTACCGGGACATCGCGGGCCGCGACGACGCCGGTGAACCGGCCAAGCTCCCCCAGATCATCAAGCCGGAGAAATACGCTCCTGAATTGCTCGACAGTGCGCACTTCGCGCGATGCCGTGCGATCGCCTCCACGTTCCTGGACATTCCCGCGGACGAGCTCGACTTCTACGGGCACGCGATCCTCAAGCCGCCGCGGTACGGCGCACCGACGCCGTGGCACCAGGACGAGGCGTACATGGACCCGAAGTGGAAGTGGCGGGGGCTGAGCATCTGGACGCCGCTGGACGGCGCCACCGTGGAGAGCGGGTGCCTGCAGTACATCCCGGGCGGCCACCTGAACCCGGTGCTGCCGCACCACCACATCGACCACGACGACCGGATCGAAGGGCTGATGACGGACGAGGTCGACGACTCGGCCGCGGTCGCCTGCCCGCTGGCGGCCGGCGAGGCGGTCATCCACGACTTCCGGGCGCCGCACTACGCCGGCCCGAACCAGACCGATCAACCGCGCCGGGCGTACGTGCTGGTCTTCATGGGTCGGCCGGCCGAGGTCGCCGATCCGGAGCCGCGCCCCTGGCTGAAGACGGCCTGA